A stretch of Coccidioides posadasii str. Silveira chromosome 2, complete sequence DNA encodes these proteins:
- a CDS encoding uncharacterized protein (antiSMASH:Cluster_2.1): MLKFTPCMYGIRIPCCTCTFAWAILTREALKVTPDRQRVPTTKFFVVLVRHALGREHAGTPDEFRIPGNHVHRQSLFPHKKNKRNFHFDLWNLDGHGQEG; the protein is encoded by the coding sequence ATGCTCAAGTTTACTCCGTGTATGTACGGAATACGTATCCCGTGCTGTACATGTACTTTTGCGTGGGCGATTTTGACTCGCGAAGCCCTCAAAGTTACCCCGGATCGCCAACGAGTCCCCACCACGAAATTTTTTGTGGTTCTGGTTCGCCATGCCCTTGGCAGGGAACATGCTGGCACTCCAGATGAGTTCCGAATACCAGGGAATCACGTCCACCGTCAGAGCTTATTCCCgcacaaaaagaacaagagaaATTTCCATTTCGACCTGTGGAACCTTGATGGTCACGGTCAAGAAGGTTAA